In Saccharomyces eubayanus strain FM1318 chromosome XV, whole genome shotgun sequence, a single window of DNA contains:
- the DNL4 gene encoding DNA ligase (ATP) DNL4, producing MASALPTIPEPQNFAPSPDFRWLCEELFAKVDEVRINGTAGTGKSVSFRYYEIISNFTELWRKTVGNNIYPALILALPYRDRRIYNIKDYVLIRTVCSYLKLPKNSPTEQRLKDWKQRVGKGRSLSSLLVEEISKRRTETTGKFITVDSINDYLDELSEEMNASGRGFKNLVKSKPFLYCLENMTFVELKYFFDIVLKNRVIGGQEHKLLNCWHPDAQDYLSVVSDLRVVTSKLYDPRVRLKNDELSIKVGFAFAPQLAKKVNLSYEKICHALRNDFFVEEKMDGERIQVHYMNYGRSINFFSRRGIDYTYLYGENLLSGTISQYLKFSDSVKECVLDGEMVTFDAMRKVILPFGLVKGSAKEALSFNDINNNDFHPLYMVFDLLYLNGTSLTPLPLYQRKEYLSSILTPLKGIVEIVRYSRCYDAESVKKALEVAISLGSEGVVLKHYNSGYNVASRNNNWIKVKPEYLEEFGENLDLIIIGRDSGKKDSFILGLLVVDEQETAKTDQEGSPEILNDSSVEQPVKNPKMSVKKVLSFCSIANGISQEEFKEIDRKTRGHWKKTSGFCPPSSILEFGSKTPAEWIEPSESIVLEIKSRSLDNTETNMQKYATNCTLYGGYCRRIRYDKEWTDCYTLDDLYENRRTKSNPSHQVENLQLQLVSKKRKRVLVSDPFHQSREQKPISDIFDGLFFYVLSDYINSVTGVRITRAELDDDIVKHGGKLIHNVILKRHCIGEVRLIGCKITGECKALIDRGYDILHPRWIMDCTAYKKLLPIEPSYCFSVSEKLRAVATRRVDCVGDSFENDISESKLSSLQKSQQNLPSTRQVDKSFELQIIPLFLFSNRIAYIPRSKIGLKDEKLLEMKIRLFGGKITDQQSLCNLIIIPYADPVWRKNCLEKVHIQIKERVKASDSVSVPRIPRIVAPEWVDHSISENCQVPEEDFPVSYC from the coding sequence ATGGCATCAGCACTACCAACCATACCTGAGCCTCAAAACTTTGCACCTAGTCCAGACTTTAGGTGGCTTTGCGAAGAGTTATTTGCCAAAGTAGATGAGGTTCGAATTAATGGGACCGCAGGAACCGGTAAATCAGTATCTTTCAGATATTACGAAATAATATCAAACTTCACGGAGTTGTGGAGGAAAACGGTAGGAAATAACATATATCCTGCGTTGATTCTCGCTCTTCCATACCGCGATAGACGGATCTATAACATAAAGGATTATGTGTTAATAAGAACTGTATGCTCTTACTTAAAGTTGCCGAAAAACTCTCCAACAGAACAAAGATTGAAAGATTGGAAACAACGTGTAGGGAAAGGTAGAAGCCTTTCTTCCCTTCTTGTGGAAGAGATAAGCAAAAGAAGGACTGAAACAACTGGAAAATTTATTACCGTTGACAGTATTAATGATTATCTGGATGAATTAAGTGAAGAGATGAACGCGTCTGGACGTGGTTTCAAGAACCTCGTCAAGTCGAAACCCTTTCTATACTGTCTGGAGAATATGACTTTTGTCGAGTTAAAATACTTTTTTGATATCGTACTTAAGAATAGAGTAATTGGGGGACAAGAGCACAAGCTTCTGAATTGTTGGCATCCTGATGCCCAAGATTACCTTAGTGTTGTATCTGATTTAAGGGTAGTGACATCAAAACTCTACGATCCAAGAGTTCGTTTAAAGAATGATGAATTGAGTATAAAAGTTGGCTTTGCATTTGCACCACAACTGGCCAAGAAGGTGAACCTTTCATATGAAAAGATATGCCATGCCTTGCGCAATgacttttttgttgaagagaaaatggACGGTGAACGAATCCAAGTTCATTATATGAATTATGGAAGATccataaatttttttagtagACGAGGAATTGACTACACATATCTATATGGAGAAAATTTACTATCGGGAACTATATCGCAAtatttgaagttttcagACAGCGTTAAGGAGTGTGTTTTGGATGGTGAAATGGTTACTTTTGATGCAATGAGGAAAGTGATTCTCCCGTTTGGGCTTGTGAAAGGAAGTGCAAAAGAAGCgctttctttcaatgacataaacaataatgatttCCATCCCCTTTATATGGTGtttgatttattatatCTTAATGGGACCTCATTGACGCCATTGCCCCTTTATCAGAGAAAAGAGTATCTGAGCAGTATTTTGACACCCTTAAAAGGTATTGTTGAAATAGTACGATATTCTAGATGCTATGATGCAGAATCGGTAAAAAAGGCTTTAGAAGTTGCTATTTCACTGGGTTCAGAAGGAGttgttttgaaacattATAATTCTGGCTATAATGTCGCCAGTAGAAACAACAACTGGATAAAGGTGAAGCCAGAATATCTAGAGGAGTTTGGAGAGAATTTGGATCTAATCATAATCGGCAGAGActctggaaaaaaagactcTTTTATACTTGGGCTACTCGTGGTGgatgaacaagaaacaGCCAAAACGGATCAAGAAGGCTCCCCCGAAATTTTAAATGATTCAAGTGTCGAACAGCCTgtaaaaaatccaaaaatgaGTGTTAAAAAAGTCCTTTCATTTTGTTCTATTGCCAACGGAATTTCTcaagaagaattcaaagagatCGACCGTAAAACCAGAGGGCactggaaaaaaacatcAGGATTTTGTCCTCCATCTTCTATTTTAGAGTTTGGCTCAAAAACACCAGCCGAATGGATTGAACCTAGCGAGTCTATCGTTTTAGAAATTAAATCACGGTCATTAGATAACACTGAAACAAACATGCAAAAATATGCTACCAACTGCACTTTATATGGAGGTTATTGTAGAAGAATACGATACGACAAAGAATGGACAGATTGTTACACACTCGATGATTTGTATGAAAACAGGCGGACTAAATCTAATCCAAGCCATCAAGTTGAGAACCTCCAACTTCAACTGGTGTCtaagaaaaggaagagggTACTAGTTTCTGACCCCTTTCACCAAAGCAGAGAACAAAAGCCAATTTCAGACATTTTTGACGGACTGTTTTTTTACGTTCTCTCTGATTACATCAACAGTGTCACTGGAGTGCGGATTACACGGGCAGAgcttgatgatgatattgTAAAACATGGTGGTAAATTGATACATAATGTAATTTTGAAACGCCATTGCATTGGAGAAGTTCGTCTAATCGGTTGTAAAATTACCGGGGAATGTAAGGCTTTAATTGATCGAGGATATGATATATTACACCCTCGTTGGATAATGGATTGTACGGCATATAAGAAACTTCTTCCGATCGAACCTAGTTATTGCTTTAGCGTCTCTGAAAAATTGAGGGCAGTTGCAACAAGAAGGGTGGACTGTGTCGGTGATAGctttgaaaatgatatcTCGGAGAGTAAGTTGTCTTCGCTACAAAAAAGCCAGCAAAATTTACCATCAACAAGACAAGTTGACAAAAGTTTTGAGCTCCAGATTATTCcgttatttttgttttccaatAGAATAGCATACATCCCACGCAGCAAAATCGGTCTGAAAGATGAGAAGCTTctagaaatgaaaatcagGCTGTTTGGTGGCAAAATAACGGACCAACAGTCTCTTTGCAACCTAATCATCATACCATATGCCGATCCTGTttggagaaaaaactgtttAGAAAAGGTACATATTCAAATAAAGGAACGGGTAAAGGCTTCGGACTCGGTGAGTGTACCAAGAATACCCAGAATTGTTGCCCCTGAATGGGTGGACCATTCTATAAGCGAAAATTGTCAAGTacctgaagaagattttccAGTGTCATACTGTTGA